DNA from Chaetodon trifascialis isolate fChaTrf1 chromosome 14, fChaTrf1.hap1, whole genome shotgun sequence:
TTAGGGGGATGGTAGGTTAAAACATTCAAGTCCAGGGTATATAAGTAAGTACGACAAGAAACTGATTGTTTTCAACTGCAGTAGACCTTCATGCAGCCACATACAGAAGCAACCAGCAGTCCAAGtgcacaaaacagaaataagtgGTAGATCCTAAGCAGCAACCAACAGAAAGTACCTGACTGCACTAAgtcatttctgtcacagtggTTACGGTTTACCCTGGAAAATTTCTCTGCTTGTCTAATGCCTGACCTTTaagctctgaagtccaacctTGAGAAGCTGCTTGCTGCTACAAACTTTTaacggacagagggacagacggacCAAAACGTCTACCTGAGAAGCAGGTAAGAAATCAACCAACTACCTGCCTAAAAAAATTCATAAATGCACTTGCATGAAACAAAATTTAGTTTAAGCTATGCTGCAAGTTAGTCTTAGTATTTTTCCAACTAGCTTTAGAATGCATCTGTAtgaattttatttgtttttgaagaaGTAGAAAAAATATGCCTCATTGATTGTGACCATGATTAACAGAATTTAGCTCCAGCTGAGCACATACTTAAcctcaaaaacagaaaacagaaagagttTTCCAAGGTTATTGGGTTTTGTTACTGACTCAGTGCACACAAGGGACAATTTTTGAGAAAAAATATCTTATTTGAGCTCTTGTGAGCTGTGTGGAACATACATACACAGTCTAAAAAGGTTCTTTACAGCAGCATGCAGAGTCGATGTCAAGGTGCCTCAACCATTTCTGAATCATTTTAGATCCCAAATATTCACATGAACCCGGCAGCTTCCAAGTTGTTAGGTGATCTTGGAGAGAGCTCCCTGCAGATTACACAGAAATTCTGATGTACTTTAAGTCTATTGTAGTTTATTTCAAATATACTATACGAGTGTCAAAATTGCTCTGATAATATTGAGAATCCTCTTTGTATATGCTgatatgaaaaatgtaaaaagttagAAACAAGCCTTGCCATAGCCTTGAGGTatatttttcattgtgaaaaACATATTGATATTCATTTATATTGAccgtttgtttttgtttactttattGTTGATTAGTTTGAAGATTATATATACACAACTCAGTTAACATGTACTTGAATTACTGTAAAGGAAgcatcttttttccattttttaggATGTCTGAACCGCCTACTTTGCCTCGAATGTCCTTTCTGTGTCTATGCATTCTGGGTATGACCTTGGTGACATCTAGCTTCCCTCAGCCTGGACTACCTCTCAGGTCATTACTCACTAAATCTCATCAAGGCAGCACCAAACTATCACTGTTAATGGTAGAATGGTTTGGAGTGAATAACTGCCAAAATAACAGACCAATATAATCAAAAAATACCTCAAATACTTATTTTCTCCATAATACTCTACTTATTTTAATTCCTACATAATACAATTAAATATGTTTTCCAAGGAATCAAGTTTAATTTTATCTGATTCCAGAAGTCCTGATGATTCAGCGGAACCTCAACAAGATGACTATGTCCtcttcccctccatctctctccatgATTGGAGCATTCAAATGATGTCAGCCCCCagcctcagagcagcagcagacagcaagGCAGGACTGATGAGGGAGGCATGGCTGTTTGCCCCAGAAAGGGCAGAGGCAAGGTAACTGCATTGTGAGGCAAAATTCTATTATTAAGTTCTTATTATTAAGTTAAGGACAACATGGATGTTGAATAGCAGCCACAACACTTACGTTCAGTGACACTGATATTTTATAACATGTTCCTCCCTGCCATTTGCAATATCAAAGGTAAGATATGGTTTGTATGTATGTCTAGATCTATATTTATACAAACAAAAGATATCTCTGGTTCTgttccttttttaaaataaacagtcCATTGTGAGTCTGACAGTGTTAAAGGAGTGCAATGcacttcaaaacaaaaaaagccctAAAATCTTGCAACATTTTACATATATCTACAAAGTGAACAGTTTAttgtaacatttttttcatgtaaatgttttttacaTGAAGGTCAAGATAAAACTATTATGTATTTTCTGACCTAACAGTAAGGATTTGAAgtgtggaaaaataaatgatttttattttatttttttgtgatttgggtgaGCTGGGTGGGCTGACCCTTCAAATatagtttcatattttgaaaaaATCAAGTCAAGACAAATCTGTGTGATAAGTATAAAGCTAGAACGAGGCAATGGTTATCTGACTAGAAAAGACTAGAAACAAAGTACTAGAAATAGGTAAtctagctctgtccaaaggtcacAAATTCCACTATTAAATTCAacaattaacacattatatgtTGTTATTTAACCTGCACAAAAACAAGTATAAAAAACAATAGGTTGTGGTTTCACAGGAGGTCAtgtgtattattatttattgtcagGGGTGAAAGCCAGACTATCCATATCttcccgtttccagtctttatgctaggcttggctaactggctgcagcttcatatttaaacaAGCAGAATTGATATTTTCATCCAATtccaggaaagaaaacaaatatatcTTAtcaaaaatgttaaactattcctttaaacaaGTAAACTCACAGGAAATTTGGGGCCTTAGCATGCTGTCAGCAGCCATACCAAATCAAGCAATGCATCTTAAATAGACTATATTTTCAAATTTGTCAAATACgattcaggaaaaaaacaaaaaaaaaaacaaaaaaaaaaaccaccgATAGTATACCTATTAGTGTTGGAGCCTCTGGTACCTGGattttttgtgtgtatctgtgtatctCTAGCATGGAGACGGCGTGGCCGGCTGAATTGTCATCTCAGGGTTCTGGCACAGTGAAGAGGAACATGGTAGTGGCTGATGATGCTGCCTTCAGAGAAAAGAGTAAACTCCTCACCTCCATGGAGAGACAAAAGTGGCTTAACTCCTACATGCAGAAACTACTGGTGGTTAACTCTTCATGATCCTGCCAAAAAAGCCTGTACGGATACTCAGTCTCTGGGTAACTGCTCAGCTGGAGACTTGAACATAATGTGGACATTAACATCTACTgttcaaaactgtaattaagtTATTGATTTCCCACCACATGGTTCAATTAATGATGCAGAAACAGGTTTTCATTGTTGAACAATACATACACCTAAAGCGAATTTGCTGGTCCTGTTGAAAATAATTTGGTATTATTGAATTTGATACATAAATAAAGATGCAAATTATGCTTTTGACAACTGCagcttttgtttgatttcatgaaCACTGTATAGATTTAATGACAACTGAATTTAAATAGTGCTGTTATTCTAATCATCTATCAGTATCTTCTACATAATTTAACTTCAGCCAAAAGCAGGATGTGTTTGTATTAGTTATGTAAATGTCTGTGAAGGTCCATtaacacatttcagaggcaCGTTCAGCACATTTAGACATATGTACCTGGTCTACAACATTAAATTAGTTGTACTAAGTATTGGGAGATGccattgtttgctttctttatAAGGGTGAGATAAGAATATTGGTGGCAATCTCACATGctaagtaaaaaaataaataaataaatctgcctACCATCAGTCTTAAACCTGTAACCTGTTGGTTTAATGTGCAAGAACTATTTCTATTTCTGAATTGATACACCAGCTTCCTGAATATCAGACCACTTCCATTAAATAATAGTCATATTCCATGCTGATGtcataaacaaaaaaagtctATGGTGGTATCAACACCAGTTCGTCCAGCCTGCCAACCATCTCCTGTAGCTGCATCCTACTGGCCAGTCTCTGCCCGTCCCTCCTCTCCAGTAGCAGAGCCTCTGTCTGAAGAAGCACCTGCACAGCATGAGATGATGGGAGCTCATATGGATCCTGAGCCCCACCGTGGAGCCCCTCTGCTGGGTCCCTGCTGTATTTGACAGGCCTCACAGTCTGGAGCCTGGCTGGGGAGGCCTGGGGGAGGGAAGGTAGGGATgggagacaggagagaagaggagggagagaggtgtTTTCTGGTCCTCCCTGCAATGTATTACAAAATGTTAATATTGAACTTTCTCTCTTCATATTTTCCTATTTGCCATGAAAACTCAATACTTTCTTTTGTTGATGACCAAAAAGGTGTCTGTAACATTTAATactgaaaagtaaaaagtaaagtaCTAAAGCTAAGCCAGACCAAATATGTGGTCAGATTTGTACTCTTATTTACTTATCTTTTAATCAGACAGTTCCTGCTTTAAATCAAACCTTTTGTTTTTGACTATTCTATTCAGGTAAAATCAATGCACAGCAGTGGTAACATAATGTTACTGTACTATGCCAGAAATGATAGCTAATTTCACACCTAGTGCCACCAAACATCAAGCAAATAATCAGTTGCTTATATCTAAAGCAGGATATTGTATCTATCACACTGTACACTAAACCACCCTGAAACAATAATGGAAAATGtttaatgacattttgtgtATTAACAACATTAATTGAACTTTCCTTAATATTTATTGTCTAAAACTTACAGCAAATCATTTAAAGAACTTGATTTTAGTACTGCCAGTGACACATTTATTCATTACTTTCCAACTAAGATTTTAgtaaaatgacagtaaaattaaatgaatgacAGAGACGTTATTGTGTTCATATCAAAATGTCACTATCAAGTCAGTGCATATAAATGCTTCATGAATGATACCCAATATGTGCAAGTGTTTCTcaacaaataaaggaataaaggaaTTGTTCCACATTTTGCTAAGTACATATAAGGTTTTGCTTTCTTTGCGAGTGAGATGAGAGAATTGATACCACTCATGTCAATGTGTTGCAATTTATTTATAAATTTTTCCACATGCATGGGAGCTTAAACTACTCACATTAGTGGATTTAGAGCAGTGAGAACAGTGACCCACACATACGAGCTAGCATGGGGAAGTGGTATTACAATCGACAGCAGAGCTTGAATGGATGTGAGAGTTTACATATTTGTCTGAAGAAAGTTAATGGGGTTTCAGAAAAGATATCATTCAAAGAAGGCTCATTTCATAGGACATGCCAATATTTAAGTATTGGTAGTTGTATTTGTACAGATGGTGATTTGAACAGTTCAAAAGCAAACTCTTTAGAAAGTTTAGCATTTGCTCACAGCTCTCTGATAGGCTGAACCTATGTATGTAAAAGAATATCCTCTGATGTTGAAGCATTCCTTGAGTTCAGGGGCTTTTGACTGGAAACCATCAGTACTTACTACAGTTTCAATGTTGCCTGTAAAACTGTCCTGGAAGATAAGGTTCCTTGAGTGATTACTGTCTGCTCTTGGGagtgtgtttttactgagcTATTACTATTTTTTTGAACACAGTAGTGCTGAATGAATAGCTAAACTGTTGTTTGTCAACAAAATGTTTGGGCACTTAACTTCCTAACTAAAATCACATATTGTGGGCtagacatttctgtttgtgtacaaatgaaagaaacagtTCTCCACAAAGTTTATTAAAGTCTGATCAAAACCATGAAGCAATGACCTCTGTAGGAATGAACCCCTTCAATATGTGTTGCGCACCTGTCCTGTGGGAAGTTGCAACAGCATCTCCTCGAATTTCTTTAGCCCCCGGTTTCGACACAGTCTAGCACTCCCATTGGGTGCATGTGTAGGCGTCTCGACAACAGGATCTGTCAAGTGGCAGTCCACCACACTGtcctacacatacacacatgctttgTTTCATATTTCCTGGTGCATGTACCTGCTGCCATCTTGGAGGAAACTGAGAGGACAATTTAGCAAATCTGTGGGCTGTGAGAAATAATTGTGTAACgagtcaaaagaaaaaataaatttcATTGGTGTCCAAATCCACACATAAATATATACCCTTTGGTGtgaattttcactttttcaaaatTTTACATGTTCCCATAGCAGGAAACAATATGTTGCATCAAGGAATGTGTGCCTAATTCAATTTATAAGGAATCATGAATGACCATATTGTAAATGCATTGTGCTCTTGTGTGGGAAATATTTAACCAATGTCCAAATTGTATCTATTCATGCATAATCAAAAAATCTTGATAGATCATATTCACTATATATTTACAATCACTATAATtacacagcagtgtttcctctacattcatttaggagtggcgggccgccattcctaaatcctagccgcTGCTCCTTCAAATTTTTTTATTGTCGCAAATGTCTCCACCGTCACAGTACAGTCCGACGTTAGTTACTCGCGAGAGCGCGGCCTTGAAAGTGCCATCACGTCAAAcacccaggcaccaggtcagagtCAAAGgagtgtcgtcttggaaaataAGGCAGCGACTTActggagaaaaggtagacttatcATCTTAAGATAACTAATGATAGATTTAACTACTTAAAATAGACATTCGCAAAATATTGAgggccagctaacgttacgtaacatatttgtagcttaagttaattgggcccggtgccaactcagtgtcgctaacgtgagtaaactaattgatagcattaagctaatatctgcaaatatttctctaagaagagaaagacagctgatgaagatgacgctagtcAGCAATGATGTGTCGCTCGCGAACGAAACAGCtcttagagccgctctttgaagtgaacgatcggagccgGAGCGAGAGCCGCTTTGGGgcttttggttgttgttgttttgttttgttttttttcctcacctttttttccgttcaagccgtacgtgattggtcaactacatgatgcgtggtggcttcagtgtgtacgcactgagcaggagggggaggagcgggggttacagacacagcgcgcgcgcgcacacgttCAGCCTTTAAAgagcaattttcaactggccattcaataaataggttgtaaaagtaaaatctctagtcaagtgtcatttgtttacgcTGCCACGGCTCCCCGCAGAGCCTGCCCCTGCTGCTGAAAgaaatcctagaggaaacactgacacaATTTATATATTCTTGTtattatgcattttattttttctgagtCCTTGAATACAATGGTGTCTTATACCTAGGAGTAAAGGAGTGTGTTTGATATCCACTTCTTTGAAGATATCACTTGTTGAGGAGGACAGACACCAATAAATTTCAGAGGGCACAACTGTGAACAACAGGGTCTTTTCAGGCAAAAAAGGGAATATTGATGGAAATAACCTTCCACAGAAGCTCTGCATTAGGAGGACTTAGAagtatgcataaatgaatgtgatTTCTGTTTCTAATTCAGGTGCTCCCTGGGACCAG
Protein-coding regions in this window:
- the pth2 gene encoding tuberoinfundibular peptide of 39 residues; amino-acid sequence: MSEPPTLPRMSFLCLCILGMTLVTSSFPQPGLPLRSPDDSAEPQQDDYVLFPSISLHDWSIQMMSAPSLRAAADSKAGLMREAWLFAPERAEASMETAWPAELSSQGSGTVKRNMVVADDAAFREKSKLLTSMERQKWLNSYMQKLLVVNSS